The following are encoded in a window of Pyrenophora tritici-repentis strain M4 chromosome 6, whole genome shotgun sequence genomic DNA:
- a CDS encoding DDE-3 multi-domain protein — MPGTGHRLQPAVLQAILDRIAACESDRAISRATGASRNTVAKLRLSLEFWGVPYPPRCVRLGRPSILRQAQREGLQAYLNGSPGAYMDEMRDFLYDEYDVRISLASVYRELEKMRWSRKLATKRAKEQSEPLRRLYLARMAQHYKAEQIVALDESACNERTGDRKYGWSPIGEPVELSHSFRRSERWSLLPAMTIDGYISYKIFQGAITSEILEDFLEFQVLPFCNPHPGPASVIVLDNASIHRSERVRVLCQSAGVLLEYLPPYSPDFNPIEKSFKQLKGWMKRNSAQAENFIDFGVFLEYAAQLVCCNINCRSWFHRCGYPY, encoded by the coding sequence atgccaggcaccggccaccgcttgcagcccgctgttctccaggctatcctcgaccgaattgctgcctgcgaaagtgatcgagccatctctagagctacaggtgcgagccgtaacacagtagcaaagctgaggttgagcttagagttttggggcgtgccttatccgccgcgctgcgttcgacttgggcggccatctatactccggcaagctcagcgcgaaggccttcaggcatacctcaatggctcaccgggcgcatacatggatgagatgagggacttcttgtacgacgagtacgacgttaggataagccttgcgagcgtttaccgagagctagagaagatgagatggtctcgcaagcttgcaacaaagcgggcaaaggagcagagtgagccactccgccgcctctatcttgccaggatggcgcaacactataaggcggagcagatcgttgcgttggacgagagcgcctgcaatgagcgtacgggcgaccgcaagtatggctggtctccaatcggggagccggtggagctatcacacagcttcaggcgatcagaacggtggtcgctgctgccagccatgacgatagatggctacataagctataagatctttcaaggcgcgattacatctgagatcctagaagacttcttagagtttcaagtgctgccgttctgcaatcctcacccagggccagcctcagtaatcgtgcttgataacgcctccatccatcgatcagagcgtgtacgggtgctttgccaaagtgctggagtactccttgagtatctgccgccatactcaccagatttcaaccccatcgagaagagctttaagcagctcaaggggtggatgaaaaggaattcagcgcaagcggagaacttcattgactttggggtctttcttgagtatgcagcgcagctggtgtgctgtaatattaactgcagaagctggttccataggtgtggctatccctattaa
- a CDS encoding Bul1-N domain containing protein translates to MPSSPASSVSVQPDRMQALGNQIGYKVRNISHHGQPKIVIHLDDSNGHQQKFVTSYSSMDTLNGTVTITAPHDTRFEDIDIAFTGTSQVYVDRMTTTPTMTGRTEAKHRFLTLRQPINESNFPTPRIFEAGKAYIFPFTFTIPSQLLPKACSHNVISDQVREQHLLLPPSIGDPDLAGFGSTLLDDLAPDMSKITYAIQVKIAHMRGGEGLTVLADKTKKVRVKPSFPEQPPLTIDHNEDYRPRQEKTVKKGLFQGKLGTLSAKTVQPPPLVISGARSAEGRSIGTMAKLVLRFDPIEETAAPPKLGSLSTKIKVATYYASSPRQNFPVRSSLGFDLSQGLYSEYAPLSNLCIASAQWEKHDATFNPPAASLLRRDSGISDCSTTSETEEAFAIGILPASKDYKKGTFYTAQILVPITLSMTRNFIPTFHSCLISRIYTLALQFHVHGCSSLRLKVPVQICAEGSDTGIENARVRSVEETAFRTAAEIFVPRSIAPPSFEASRNASVSIREEMPPDYTAFAPSTSRCTISHSVIA, encoded by the exons ATGCCTTCTTCTCCAGCTTCTTCCGTCTCTGTACAGCCAGACAGGATGCAGGCGCTTGGAAACCAGATAGGTTACAAGGTCCGCAACATTTCGCATCATGGCCAGCCCAAAATCGTCATCCATCTGGACGACAGCAATGGCCACCAACAGAAGTTTGTCACAAGCTACTCTTCAATGGACACCCTCAACGGTACAGTCACCATTACCGCGCCGCATGATACACGCTTCGAAGATATTGACATTGCATTCACTG GTACAAGCCAAGTGTACGTAGACAGGATGACAACCACGCCGACTATGACAGGACGAACAGAGGCAAAGCACCGTTTCTTGACTCTTAGACAGCCAATAAACGAATCAAACTTTCCAACCCCAAGAATCTTTGAAGCTGGGAAGGCGTACATATTCCCCTTCACCTTCACAATCCCATCGCAGTTACTGCCCAAAGCCTGTTCACACAACGTCATCTCAGATCAAGTCCGCGAACAACATCTCTTGCTACCACCCAGCATTGGCGATCCTGACCTTGCCGGTTTCGGTAGCACACTGCTCGATGATCTGGCACCAGACATGTCTAAGATTACATATGCAATCCAAGTCAAGATTGCGCACATGCGCGGGGGAGAAGGCTTAACTGTACTCGCGGATAAGACAAAGAAAGTCCGCGTCAAGCCTTCATTTCCCGAGCAGCCTCCACTGACCATTGACCACAACGAAGACTACCGACCGCGACAAGAGAAGACGGTCAAGAAGGGACTATTCCAGGGAAAGCTTGGAACCCTGTCAGCCAAGACCGTCCAGCCGCCCCCTCTGGTCATTTCAGGAGCTCGATCCGCTGAAGGCAGATCAATAGGCACCATGGCCAAGCTGGTACTACGATTTGATCCCATAGAGGAGACTGCTGCCCCGCCGAAGCTAGGCTCACTGTCGACGAAGATAAAGGTTGCGACTTATTACGCCTCAAGTCCCAGGCAAAACTTCCCAGTACGATCGAGCCTCGGCTTCGACTTATCCCAAGGTCTCTACTCCGAATACGCGCCCTTGTCCAACCTCTGCATTGCATCAGCGCAGTGGGAAAAGCATGATGCCACCTTCAACCCTCCTGCTGCATCTCTCCTACGTCGTGACTCTGGAATCAGCGACTGCTCAACGACGAGTGAAACCGAAGAAGCTTTTGCCATTGGTATCCTTCCCGCGTCCAAGGACTACAAAAAGGGCACCTTCTACACAGCCCAGATCCTTGTGCCCATCACCCTCTCTATGACGAGAAATTTCATTCCTACCTTTCACAGTTGTCTCATTTCGCGAATTTACACCCTTGCGCTACAATTCCATGTACATGGCTGTTCCAGTCTGCGTCTCAAAGTTCCCGTCCAAATTTGCGCCGAAGGCAGCGATACCGGGATTGAGAACGCAAGGGTGAGGAGTGTGGAGGAGACTGCATTTAGGACTGCAGCGGAAATATTTGTGCCAAGGAGTATTGCACCGCCAAGTTTTGAGGCGAGCAGGAATGCCAGCGTCAGCATCAGGGAAGAGATGCCACCTGATTATACCGCGTTTGCGCCATCTACGAGCAGATGTACCATCAGCCACTCGGTTATCGCTTGA
- a CDS encoding putative aminoglycoside phosphotransferase protein, translated as MTDTIQDIRVVGRKHGFYNAATFVEVKDGENVTEYVVRVPGHSTTDQWTENDAYVLEREAQLIEHIRKNTTAPVPHVIAYCSSHDNLLGFPYILMTKLPGQTADTMWDDGSQLSNQAPEFGFDPFYLAADVPSAVMEKKRLRFLRSLARIMLEIQTLSFPHIGMPIFNPDGSLEEVGPSFCVHENYPDTLLKVNARPRTNGYL; from the coding sequence ATGACCGACACCATCCAGGACATTCGTGTAGTGGGTCGAAAGCATGGGTTCTACAACGCTGCGACATTCGTCGAAGTCAAAGACGGGGAAAACGTCACTGAGTATGTGGTACGGGTTCCAGGACACTCGACAACCGATCAATGGACTGAAAACGATGCCTACGTACTGGAGCGTGAGGCCCAGCTCATCGAGCACATCCGCAAAAACACTACGGCGCCAGTGCCTCATGTCATCGCCTACTGTTCCAGTCACGATAATCTGTTGGGTTTCCCGTACATCCTCATGACGAAGCTACCCGGCCAGACTGCTGACACCATGTGGGACGACGGTAGCCAACTGTCTAATCAGGCGCCAGAGTTTGGTTTCGATCCATTCTATCTGGCGGCTGACGTCCCGAGCGCAGTCATGGAAAAGAAGCGTCTGAGATTTCTTCGCTCATTAGCTCGCATCATGCTGGAGATTCAGACTCTCTCATTCCCGCATATCGGAATGCCGATTTTCAATCCAGACGGTTCGCTGGAAGAAGTAGGCCCATCTTTCTGCGTCCACGAAAATTATCCAGACACTCTTTTAAAGGTGAACGCTAGGCCACGAACCAACGGATATCTTTAG
- a CDS encoding Small integral membrane protein yields MAEHPSFTLAGLLACGGTAGYLRTRSTPSLVAGLGLGISYAYAGYRIKQNQDYGTELALGNSVLLMGSAIPRIVKTGGRAPVPIALGATGALATWYYQKKMREFRYGV; encoded by the exons ATGGCCGAGCACCCCTCCTTCACACTAGCGGGCCTAC TGGCTTGCGGAGGAACAGCCGGTTATCTCCGAACACGCTCAACACCCAGCCTCGTCGCAGGACTTGGACTGGGTATATCGTATGCGTATGCTG GCTACCGCATCAAGCAAAACCAGGATTATGGCACTGAGCTCGCGCTGGGCAATAGTGTGTTGCTAATGGGTTCTGCGATTCCTCGCATTGTTAAAACGGGTGGGCGTGCGCCGGTGCCGATTGCGTTGGGTGCGACGGGTGCTTTGGCGACTTGGTATTATCAGAAGAAGATGCGCGAGTTTAGGTATGGCGTGTGA
- a CDS encoding APH domain containing protein, with protein MAAEAIFHMIFNLPVFTEQNETFTIRHNDLDLQNILVEEEGNITGIIDWDNAIAAPRSIGTAAVPVFLRNDWFPDWANDLRTPQSMAWNHHYYRQIYAAALMEAGSENAKYTIKSALYQAVWCAITGSGSQTDLVEKVLREIPNFRGTNVNDFKLALGQGKWTAAENMLKKQLPKIFEPELPPEGLLAKLDFELDMQTTWWTSCDELIALFEAKRRVADDSAEESDDSAASWNTTEFRTSPHVLI; from the coding sequence ATGGCAGCCGAAGCCATTTTCCATATGATCTTCAACCTGCCTGTTTTTACAGAACAGAATGAGACATTCACCATTCGCCACAATGATCTCGACCTGCAAAACATCCTCGTCGAGGAAGAGGGCAACATCACGGGTATCATTGACTGGGACAATGCAATTGCCGCGCCGCGTAGCATCGGTACAGCAGCAGTACCTGTCTTCTTGCGAAACGACTGGTTCCCAGACTGGGCAAACGACCTGCGCACCCCCCAATCCATGGCGTGGAATCACCATTATTACCGCCAAATTTACGCCGCCGCCTTGATGGAAGCTGGTAGCGAGAATGCAAAGTACACGATCAAATCCGCGCTCTATCAGGCTGTATGGTGTGCAATTACCGGTAGTGGTAGCCAAACAGACTTGGTCGAGAAGGTGCTTCGCGAGATTCCGAATTTCCGGGGTACTAATGTGAACGATTTCAAGTTGGCACTCGGTCAAGGCAAATGGACAGCAGCCGAGAACATGCTTAAGAAGCAATTGCCCAAGATCTTCGAACCGGAGCTACCACCCGAGGGACTCCTAGCAAAACTAGATTTTGAACTAGACATGCAAACGACCTGGTGGACATCTTGCGACGAGCTGATTGCGTTATTCGAAGCTAAACGACGTGTGGCTGATGATAGCGCCGAGGAGTCGGATGATAGCGCCGCCAGCTGGAATACGACGGAGTTCCGTACATCACCGCATGTGCTCATCTGA